The Gemmatimonadota bacterium DNA segment ATTGAACGGAACAAAAACGACCCATTCTTTCTTTATCTTCCCTTTAATGCCGTGCATGCACCGCTGCAAGCTCCCGAAGAGGACATCAAACAATTTAACACAGGAGATTCCAAACGCGATATCTTGATGGGCATGCTCAAAAGAATGGATATCGCTGTTGGCGATGTGGTGGCAGCGCTCAAGACCAATGGCGTGTGGGAAAATACACTCATCTTTTATTTTTCCGATAATGGTGGTGCAAGGGCCACAAATGCAAACAATATGCCCCTGCGCGGTTACAAGCAAAATGTCTATGAGGGAGGGCTACGCGTGCCGTTTCTCGTGTCCTGGCCAGGGCATTTGGAAGCAGGTGGTGTGTGTGATGAACCGGTTATTTGTATGGATATTTTGCCGACTGTCTGTGCAGCTATTGGCATCCCATTGCCCGAAGACCGTATCTACGATGGGAAAAATATGTTGCCAGTCTTGCAAGGTAAAACAGAAGGGGCATTGCACGATGCGTTGTATTGGGATGGCGATTCGGGAACCTGGGCGATTCGAGAAGGGAAATGGAAGCTTACATTTAGCAGGTCTAAGAAGCTGGAATTGTACGATCTGAATGCAGATATAGGTGAAAAAAATGATCTGGCAAACCAGCAACCGGAAATTGTTCAGCGACTACAAAAAAAATTCAAGGTCTGGAGAAGCCAGATGGCGCCGAGGATTAGAAGACCTCGGAGAAATAGAAACAGGCCTGCGCAACAGAATTAGGAGTAAATAATGACAGATGAGCAGAAGAAGCAGTTTCGCGAAGAAGGGTATTTGCTGGCGTCGGGTTTGATTCCTGAGGATGTAGCCCGCAAGGGTGAAGACGCGATGTGGGCGGCTTTAGAAATGGACCCTGACGATCCTGAAACCTGGGACCGCGTGTCGGCGCATGCGATTAATCAACGGCATCGCGCATTGCCGGAAAATCGAAGATTGGGCGCGCCGGATATCCTGACGTGT contains these protein-coding regions:
- a CDS encoding sulfatase, which translates into the protein MIVNPLVWAEDAKRPNIVVILSDDQGFGDVSYQAHPAEVYTPHIDALANSGIRMTNGYASAFVCAPTRAGLMTGRYQQRFGFYTASDSRAGMPVDEITLADLLKKAGYRTGIFGKWHLGLTPEYHPNNRGFDEFYGFLGHGGHDYFDLNYKEDNAHNAIYRNNEIINDTGYLTDNLAREAVGFIERNKNDPFFLYLPFNAVHAPLQAPEEDIKQFNTGDSKRDILMGMLKRMDIAVGDVVAALKTNGVWENTLIFYFSDNGGARATNANNMPLRGYKQNVYEGGLRVPFLVSWPGHLEAGGVCDEPVICMDILPTVCAAIGIPLPEDRIYDGKNMLPVLQGKTEGALHDALYWDGDSGTWAIREGKWKLTFSRSKKLELYDLNADIGEKNDLANQQPEIVQRLQKKFKVWRSQMAPRIRRPRRNRNRPAQQN